The Metabacillus schmidteae nucleotide sequence ACATATATTATGTCCCCTCCTTTCATCTTCTTAAGACAAGCTATGATGAAAAACGAAATTTTATGTCTTTTGAATGTCCATAATTTCGTTTGGGATCGATATATATTTAGCTGTGTTTTTATTTCTTATTTAAAAAGTAAAGAACCCTTCAAATCGTTTGAAGGGTTCTATTATTATTTAGCTAAGGAATCTAAATGTTCAAAGAATGTAGGGTATGAAACATCGATTGCGCCTACGTTTTCTAATTCAATTGGTGCTTCCGTAATACAGGATGCAATTGCAAGCATCATTCCAATTCGATGATCACCATGGCTAGATACTGTAGCGTTCCCTTTTAGCTTCGTTTTCCCAGTAATTATCATCCCATCGTCAGTTGCTTCAATAGATGCACCAATTTTTCTCAATTCACCAACAACTGTATCAATACGATTTGTTTCTTTTACTTTTAATTCACTTGCATCTTTTATAATTGTTTCTCCCTCAGCTTGTGAAGCTAATAGAGCAATGACAGGTATTTCATCAATCAATTTAGGAATAAGATCTCCGCTAATTGTAGTTCCTTTTAGTGAAGAAGTTTTGATGAGAATATCTGCTACTGGTTCAAAAGTGTGGCCCTCTTTAAGGGTAACTTCAATTGTAGCGCCCATTTTTTCTAAAACATCTAAAATACCAGTCCGTGTTGGATTAATCCCAACATTTTTTAATAAGATCTCACTATTAGGAACAATAGCTCCTGCAACGAGGAAAAAGGCAGCAGATGAAATATCGCCTGGAACAAAAATATTTGTTGCTTTTAAGGATTGTCCACCTACAACGGAAGCAGAGTATTCATCTTCCTTCACATCCACACCAAATGCTCTTAGCATTCTCTCAGTATGGTCCCTGGATTTATGAGGTTCAGTAACCTTTGTTTCCTCATTGTTCGTATTTAAGCCTGCTAACAGAATAGCTGATTTTACCTGTGCACTCGCAACTGGTGAATTGTAATCTATTGCTTGCAAGTTACCACCTCTAATTGCTAGTGGTGTAAACTGTCCATCTTCTCTACCATCAATTTTTGCCCCCATCATTCTTAAAGGGTTTGTTACTCGAGACATCGGTCTTTTTGCTATTGACTCATCTCCGATCACACATGAGTGAAAAGGTGCTCCTGCCAATATTCCCATCATCAATCTTGTCGTTGTTCCTGAGTTACCAACATCCAAAATATCTGAAGGTTCTTTTAAGCCAGTAAACCCATTTCCTTCAACCGTAACATGGCCTTCTTTAATATCAATTGATACACCCATTTTTCTAAAACATGATACAGTACTTAAACAATCTGCACCCATTAAAAAATTTGAAATTTCTGTTTTTCCATTCGCTATTGATCCAAACATAACTGCACGATGAGAAATAGATTTATCACCGGGAATTTCAATTGTACCAGTTAATTGATTGATCTTTGATAATTTTATTACATCTACCATAATACCACCTCAACCATTCTATTCATCCTATTGAATCATTTCATTTAAAAATTACATTATAAACGTTTCATATGAAGAGTATTTATTAATACATTTAATAGCAAGCTCTCGATCCTTTTCAGTTTGAAAACTTAACCTCAAAACGCCATAAATTTCTTCACGTGTTTCAATAATACGTATATTCGTTAAACTAATTTCTTCCTTTGCCAGGTATCCGGTAATTTCCGATATAATACCAGGGTAATCAGGTACATCAACATATAAATCATAAAAGGAAGGAATAGCCCCTTTTTGCTTTTCAGGAAGACCGTCACGATATTGTTTAGCCTGTTGAAAATAAGTAAAAAGATTCTCATCTTCTTCCTTTTCAACAAAATCTTTAATTCTCTTCATTTCAATGATCCACTCGTCGAATAAGTTTAATAATGGACCTTTATTATGAAGCAAAATATCTCGCCACATTGAAGGATTACTAGATGCAATTCTTGTAATATCACGAAAACCACCTGCAGCTAATCTCTTAACAAGCGGAAAATTTTCCTCATGATTTTTAGCCTGATACACTAAACTAGCTGCAACAATATGCGGAAAATGACTAATGACACCCGTTACCTCATCATGTTCTTCAGGCGTCATTTCAATAAAATTGGCTTTTGTCCCGTCTAGAACATTTATTAAGCTCTGTACATCATTGGAGGTTACAAATTTAGAAGGAGTTAATATGTAAAATGCATTTTCAAATAAATGTGGTTTTGCTGCTAAAATTCCTGATTTGTGTGACCCAGCCATAGGATGACCGCCGATAAACTTAATTTTCCCATTCAAATGTTTATTCGCACATTCTACAATCTTTACTTTTGTACTACCAACATCAGTTACAATAACATCTTTTTTTAAACGTTGAGATTTAAGTTCTTCAATAATATTCAATGTTTGCTGAACAGGAGTAGAAAGAAAGATCATATCAATTGTTGATAAGTCAGGAAATAGTTCTGTAGATACCTCATCGATCGCACCTATTCTTCTAGCCAAGGCAGCCTGCTCTTTATTAATATCAAAACCAATGATGTGAATAGACGGATCTTTTTGTTTAATGGATAATGCAATCGAGCCTCCTATTAACCCAAGACCTATTAAATATACTTTTTTAACCATTATTATAATCACCTTTTTTGGCCTATCATCTAAGAGGCTAGTCATAAATTATTTCGAATTCAGTAAAAAGAAGGTGCTTCTTTTAAGCTTACACTCAACTAGACCAGCACCCTCTTCATCCTTTATTGAACAAAATCTTTTAATACCTCAATGATTTCTTCGTTTTGCTGTGTATCTCCAACTGTGATACGTAAGTGTGTTGGAAATCCAAGAGCCTTACCAGATCGAACTATATAACCTTTTTCCAATAAAGCTTGAAAAACCTCATCAGAATCTCTGTTAAAATTGATTAGAATAAAATTTCCTTCTGATTGATAGTATTCAAGCCCCAGCTCTTCACAGAAATCGTAAAATTGCTTTAAGCCTTTTTTATTTTTACCACGACATTCAGCTACAAATTCTGCATCGTCTAAAGCTGCTATTGCTGCGACTTGGGCAACTCTGCTTGTATTAAAAGGTTCTCTTGCGGGTTCTATCTTACGAATGAATTCCGCATCTCCAATTCCATAGCCGACACGTAATGCAGCAAGTCCATACGCTTTCGAAAATGTGCGAAGGATCATCATATTTGGGTAGTCATTAATCCACTCTATTGTTTGTGGATAATCTTCTGCGACTACGTATTCAAAATAAGCCTCATCCACAACTATTAATACATGTTTAGGTACCTTGTTTATGAAGTCTTGCAATCTCTCACGGGAAATATAAGTACCCGTTGGATTATTAGGAGTACAAACCCAAACAACAGTTGTTTTTTCATCAATTTGATTGAGCATCGCATCTAAATCATGATGACCATCTACTAATGGAACCTCTTTAATTTGAGCACCTTCTATGACGGCATTATGCTTGTACTGAGGAAATGTTGGTGTAGCCATAACTGTATTTGTTTCTTGGTTTAATAAAGCTCGGCAAATAATTTGAAGAACTTCATCTGAGCCATTTCCAAAAATTAATTGTTCCTCTTTTACCCCTAAGTGGTCAGCCAATTTCGTACGAAGCAGCGCACTATATCCGTCAGGATAGATCGCTAATTGTCCCAGTTCATCTACAATTGCTTGTTTAGCTTTTGGTGAACATCCATAAGGATTTTCATTTGAAGCGAGCTTTACAACCTTTGATAAATTAAATTCTTTTTTTACTTCTTCAATAGGTTTACCCGGCTGATACGGCTTTAGATTTAATAACTGTTCTTTTACATGCAAAGCAAACACCTCTTTTTAATAAGTAAACAACATTCGTGTACCATTAATACTTGATCATACACGCTATTGTTACATCATAAAGTTTGAATTTTATTTAAGCAATTGAATCTCGTTGTCCAACACAAAAGTTTTGGCAAACTCTTTAAATTCTTCAATTGCTTGTTGACGGTCCGCTTCATTTAATAGAGTTTTTTGCAGGCGCTCAATTTCACCAACCAGAGCACTTCCGACAACAACTCCATCACAAACACTTGAGAGCTGGTTTACTTGTTCCCTTGAAGATACACCAAAACCAACTACCACCGGGACAGTACTATAGCTTTTTACTTCTTCTAAGAAGGATGTAATTGTTTCATCAAAACTTTTTCTAACACCTGTTACCCCCAATGAGGATACACAATATATAAAACCTTCTGCAGCTTCCGCTATCATCTTAATTCTGCTAGATGAGGTAGGAGCGACTAAAGAAATAAACGAAATTGACTGTTCCTTACATTTTTGTCTTAATTCCTCACTCTCCTCAAAAGGAATGTCAGGAATTAACAGACCGTCTATTGTATTTTCCCGCAGTAAAGCGAAAAAGGATTCCTGGTTTAATTGTAACACAGGATTATAATACGTAAATAGTATTATTGGAATGTTCAGACCTTTTTTTCTCATTTTCGGGACTAGCTTCATAGCTTCTACAATGTTCATACCATTTTTTAAAGCTCGACTAGATGCTTTTTGAATAACCGGCCCGTCTGCAACTGGATCAGAGTATGGAATACCTAATTCTATCGCTGATGCTCCGGCCTCTTGAAGAGCAATCGCCAAATCAACAGTGACGTCAGAATGTGGATCTCCTGCTGTAATAAAAGGAATGAATAACTGGGTATTTACCGACTGCTTAAAAAGGGTCATGCTTTTTCTACCTCCTTATAATGAGCCATTAATGTATGAACATCCTTGTCTCCTCTTCCTGATAAGCAAATCAAAATACTTTCGTCTTGCTTCATATCTTTGGCATGATTAAAGGCTGCAGAAAGGGCATGAGCAGATTCTATTGCTGCTAAAATTCCTTCCTCTCTTGCAAGAAGCTCCAATGCATCTAATGCTTCTTGGTCTGTAACACTCTCATATTTCACACGACCTGTACTAGCCAAATGTGCATGTTCAGGTCCTATACCCGGATAATCTAATCCTGCTGAAATAGAATATGGTTCAATAATTTGACCGTATTCATCCTGCAAAAGATATGTTAACGATCCGTGAAGAACCCCTCTTGTTCCCTTTGTGATTGTTGCTGCATGTAAATCAGTATCAACACCTTTTCCTGCTGCTTCAGCACCCACTAATTCAACTTCCTCAGGTATAAAAGCGGCGAACATTCCAATTGCATTACTTCCTCCTCCAACACATGCTACAACTTTTGTTGGTAATGATCCTTCAATATTATAAAATTGATCCTTTGCTTCATCTCCGATTACACGCTGAAATTCTCGAACGATATATGGGTAAGGATGCGGGCCTACTACAGAACCAATGATATAAAAATGATCTGAACAATGTTGTACCCAATAGCGCATTGCTTCATTCGTTGCATCTTTTAATGTTTTATTACCGCTCGTTACAGGGATTACCTCAGCACCGAGAAGCTGCATTCTAAAAACATTCAACTCTTGGCGTCTAACATCTTCTTCTCCCATAAACACTTTACATTCCATACCAAATTTCGCTGCAACTGTTGCTGTAGCAACTCCATGCTGTCCTGCTCCTGTTTCTGCAATAACTTTCGTTTTTCCCATTCGTTTAGCTAATAATACCTGTCCAATTGCATTATTAATTTTATGTGCTCCAGTATGGTTTAAATCTTCACGCTTCAGATAAATTTTTGCTCCACCTAATTTTTGGGTTACGTTCCCGGCATAAGTAACTGAGGTAGGTCTACCTGAATACTCTTTTAGCAAATGATGATATTCTTCTAGAAAGTCCGGATCATTCATTGCTTCTTTATGTGCTTGTTCAATTTCTGCTAGCGGAGTCATAAGCGTTTCCGGAACAAAACGTCCTCCAAAATCTCCGTAACGACCATTTTCATCTGGATATATCAACATTCTGTAACACCCTTTCTTCGATCTTTTGGATCTTTTCGTTACTCTTCTTTTGATCTATTTCAATGCCGCTGGATAAATCAATTCCTTGAGGTTGAAGTAATAATAGCTCACTAATATTTTCTTCATTCACACCACCAGCAATCAAACAAAGTTTGTTATACCGCTTAGCGACTTCAATGTATGTCGGAACAGCATTCCAATCAAACTTTACACCTGTTCCTCCCCATTGACCTTTTATCCTTGAGTCAATAACATAACCATCTATCACTGATTGATAAAGTTCCATCTCTTCAATTGTTTCGTCATGATGATGAAGTGCCTTCCAAATTTGCCCCTCAAAAGAATGACCAACCCGTGAGATTTGATCGATCGTTTCATTTCCGTGAAATTGAATTACATCGACTGGTACTTGCTCCAAAACGGAGTTTATATCTTCATCAGTCGGATTTACAAAAACGGCGACAACCTTCTTAGTTGTGTTTACTTCCTTTAACCATTTTGCCACATAAAATGGATCAACCTTTCGTTTACTTTCAGCAAAGATAAATCCAATATAATCAGCAATTGATTGAGAAACAACTTTCAAATCATTTAGACTTTGAACACCGCAATACTTGATAACAGGTTTATTCATAAACATGCTCTCCGAACAATTCCTTTATTGCAATTGATTGATCTTCTTTTCTCATTAATGATTCTCCAACCAAGACAGCACTTGCTCCAAATTGGTGGACTAATTTCAAATCCTCATTTGTGTATATACCACTTTCACTAACAAGAATTGTGTCTTGTGGAATAGAAGAGATCATTCCACTTAATTGTTGAATATTCGTTTCAAATGTTTTCAAATTCCGATTGTTTACTCCAAGTATTTTCGGTGTAATCACCTTTAGAACCTGTTCTAGATGGTGCTGATCATGTACTTCAACTAAAACATCCAGACCAATTTCCTCTGCATGAAAATACAATTCTTTTAATAGAGATGGCTCAAGCGCTTCTCCTATCAACAATATGGCATCAGCACCAATGTGTTTCGCTTCTATTATTTGTTTGGAGTCTATAATGAAGTCCTTACGCAAAACTGGTAAATTAACAGCTTTTTTCACTTCTGTAAGGTATTCTTTTTTCCCTTGAAAATAAGGAGTATCGGTAAGAACGGATAAACAATCCGCTCCTCCTTTTTCATATGCCTTTGCTATATTAACCGGATGGAAATCAGCTTTAATTAACCCCTTTGAAGGTGATGCTTTTTTTACTTCTGCAATTAACGCTACCCTACGATTTGAGTTTTTTAAGGCTTGTAAAAAAGATCGATGTGGTAGTCCTTCATGTTCCGGTATGATTAACTGTTTAACTTCTTCTTTTTTAGTTTCAAGTATTTGTTCAAGCATAATGCTCCTCCTGCTGATAGCGTAATGATCTTAATTGCTTGTATGCAATACCATTTTTTATGGCTTCCTTTGCTAAAATCACACCCATGTCTAATGTTGGAACATGGTTAGCAACATATAAAGCTGCACCGGCATTAAGTGCAACTATATTTTCAGCACCTGCTGTTCCATTTCCTTTCAGAATCTCTTCAATTAACAAAGCACTTTCATCTGAATTAGATACTTGGATTTCATCTAATGTACCACTAGTTAGCCCCACATCTTCCGGGTGAAGAACATACCTTTTAATCTCTCCATTCTTTAATTCAACAACATCTGTTGCAGTTGTGATTGAAATTTCGTCCAAACCATCACGACCAGTAACAAGCAAAACATGCTCTGCACCTAAACGCTTTAATGCTTCAGCCATTTTTTCAGCATATTCGGTCGAAAAGACACCAATAACTTGTCGTTTCGCATTGGCAGGATTTGATAAAGGGCCTAGTAAATTAAATACTGTACGAAACCCGAGTTCTTTCCTTGGAGCTACTGCATGCTTCATTGAGGAATGAAACATAGGAGCAAAGAGAAAACTCATATGACGTTCATCTAAGCTTTGCACTGCTTCCTCTTTAGAAGTTTGAATATTCACTCCCAGTTTCTCAAGCACATCTGCACTTCCGCTTTTTGAGGAAACTGCCCTGTTACCGTGCTTAGCTACTTTTACCTTTAACGACGATACAACAATCGCTGCAGCAGTTGATATGTTAAAGGTAGAAGCCCCGTCTCCACCAGTACCACATGTATCAATGACATTACTTTTATAAGTTAAGGGTGACATATGCTTTTTCATCGACTTTGTAAATCCTACCAGTTCATCAACAGTTTCTCCTCTAAGTCGCATGATCGATACTAAACTAGCAATCTGACTAGGGGTCGCCTCACCTGTCATGATTAAGTCCATTACATCTTCGGCTTGTTTTTCCGTTAACGTTTTTCCCTCAATACATCTTGCTAGAAGCTCTTTCATCGCAATTCTCCTCCTTAGAAAAAACTTTTTCTGCTAATTGTATAGCCTTTAACATCGCACTTGCTTTATTACATGTTTCCTTCCATTCAAGCTCCGGAATACTGTCTACAACAATGCCGGCACCTGCTTGAACATAGGCAACATTATTTTTAACTGTTATGGTTCTAATCGTTATACATGAATCAACATTTCCATCAAATCCTACATATGCTACACACCCAGCATAACTGCCTCTTGCAGTCGGTTCGAGCTCCTGAATGATTTGCATAGCACGTATTTTAGGTGCACCGGAAACTGTCCCGGCCGGAAATGATGAAAGAAGTGCATCCATAGGGTGGATTTCATCTTTTAAACTTGCCGTTACCTTTGAAATTAAGTGCATAACATGTGAAAACCTGCCTACTTCCATTAATGTTGGCGTGTTAACAGATCCATATTCTGCAACCCTGCCTAAATCATTTCTAGCTAAATCAACAAGCATATAATGCTCTGCCTTTTCCTTTTCATCATGTTTTAGCTCTTCTTCAAAGTACAAGTCTTCTTCAATGGTTTTTCCGCGTCTTCTCGTACCTGCAATCGGATGAATCTCTAAATGTTTATTTTGAATGTAGATTAATCTTTCTGGTGAGCTTCCAACAAGTTCTGTATCATTGATTCGAATATAGAAAAGATACGGAGATGGATTGACAATTCTCAAAATTCTGTAAAGAGAAAAGCCGTCTGTTGAAATTGGAATTTCAAATCTTTGTGATAGTACTCCTTGAAAAATATCACCAGCTCTGATATACTCTTTTACTTTTTCTACGTCTTCTAAGAACTTCGATTTCTCGTAATTTGATTTAATTTCATCAAAATTCAGATCAAATTCGTCTGATACCGCAAGTGGCATATTTTCTACTTGAGGTTTTTGTTTCAGCATACTTACGTATTTATTCAGTTTTGCTTCAGCAAGTTCGTAAGTAGCTTTTAAATGTTCCTCATCTTCTTTACCATTCACTCGCTCATAGTGAATAAAATAAAGCTGTTTTTCCTGATGATCAAATGCAATAACCGTTTCACATACAAAGAACATACAATTTTGTTGATTCAAATCATTTACTCTATGTTTTTCAACCTTTTCAATAATAGAAACAGTATCGTACCCGATATATCCAACCGCACCACCAACAAAAGGGATATTCAATTCCGGTAATTTAATAGACAAATGCTTCTGTAAATCTTTAAACACTTGAGTAATGGAAGTGGACTTCGCGATCGTTTTACGCTGTTCATTTAATAATGAAAATTCTCCATGAGTTTCTTCAATAAATAAAAACGGGTTTAACCCAATAAAAGAATATCTGGACCATTCTGATTCAGCGTCCTTACTTTCTAGCAAATAAACGGCTTCATCCTTAAATAATTGAAATAATTGAATTGGTGTGAAGGTGTCCACAATATATTTTTTTACAATAGGGATTGTGCGAAAATGCTTGCTATCTTCACAAAAAGTGGAAAAAGAAGAAAAATTCAATGTAACTCACTCCTCCAAATAATTTTTGGAGAACGAGCATTTAGGAGGTTATGAACTTTTGAAGATTGTGTTAGCACAATATTTAATATTTTCAAAAAAAGATAATATAAATAAAACCCAAAAACACGAACGGTTTTTGGGTAGACTTGTGCCTTTAAGAAAAAACCTCAACTAAACTCACTCATTCTCGGCTACCCTAATCTAAACTCTTCTACTCATCTAGTAATCAATCTTCTCCAACATGTTATTATAAAACTTACCGACCTGTCAAGATTGATTATTTCACAGTTTTAAATATTCAAATAATTATTACGACGAAACGGACAAATCCGGTCGAAGGACTGTTGCACCTTCTAAATATATATGATTAACCTTATCCTGCTCAATCTCTGTGTTTACAGTCATCATAACTCTAATACACATTTTTAAACTTCCTTTAACAGGGATCTCTTGCATACACATAACAGGGACATATGTCCACCCTTCAATATTTCTCAAGGCTTTTGCAGGAAAAGCAGATATAAGATCATCTGTTACCGTTATTAAAACTTGTGCTACATGTTCAGGTTGTATACTGTTTTTATTAATCATTTCCTTTAACAACTTATCAGTTGCTTGTAATACTTGCTGCTCATTATCATTGGTAACGGTCGTAGCTCCTCTTATCCCCCTAATCAAGCGTCTTCCTCCAATTCGATTGATCTCCATTCATTAACCAATGAGTGAAGTTCCTCCTTAGTAAAAGTCAAAGATGTCGTTTCTCCGATACTTTGAAGCAATATCATTTTAATTTGATTTGCTTTAGTTTTCTTATCCTTGATCATTCTATTAATCAATTTCTCAGTCTCTTGTGAATCTGGAATAGTCGTTGGAAAGCCTATTTGCTTAAACCATGCTTTAAGTTCTTCATATGGTAATGAAACCTGTAAAGATTTCATACTTAACCAAGTAGCAAATAACATTCCTGTAGCAACACAGTCCCCATGAGATAGTTTCCCATAGCCCGCTTCAGCCTCAATTGCATGACCTAAAGTATGCCCATAATTTAAAATTTCTCTTAAGCCTAACTCTTTTTCATCTTTTGAAACTACGTCTGCTTTGATTTTAATACCTTCCAGAATCATCTTTTCTAATCGCTCAGAATTCATATCCTGTAAATCATGTAGTTCATTTCTTAAAAATTCAAACAATGATTCACTACGAATCAAAGCGTGTTTAATAACCTCTGCAAAGCCGGATCTCAATTCTCCCTCTGGTAAACTGCTTAAATATTGACTATCATAAACAACTGCATTTGGCTGATAAAATGCACCAATCATATTTTTACCTTCTGGATGGTTGATAGCAACCTTACCTCCAACAGCACTATCATGCGCTAAAAGAGTTGTTGGAATCTGTATGTAAGGGATCCCCCTCATAAATGTTGCTGCAACAAACCCTGTTAAATCTCCAACCACGCCACCGCCAAATGCCAGAATGACAGACTTACGATCCAACTGCTTTTTTAAGGCAAAAGTT carries:
- the trpB gene encoding tryptophan synthase subunit beta, which gives rise to MLIYPDENGRYGDFGGRFVPETLMTPLAEIEQAHKEAMNDPDFLEEYHHLLKEYSGRPTSVTYAGNVTQKLGGAKIYLKREDLNHTGAHKINNAIGQVLLAKRMGKTKVIAETGAGQHGVATATVAAKFGMECKVFMGEEDVRRQELNVFRMQLLGAEVIPVTSGNKTLKDATNEAMRYWVQHCSDHFYIIGSVVGPHPYPYIVREFQRVIGDEAKDQFYNIEGSLPTKVVACVGGGSNAIGMFAAFIPEEVELVGAEAAGKGVDTDLHAATITKGTRGVLHGSLTYLLQDEYGQIIEPYSISAGLDYPGIGPEHAHLASTGRVKYESVTDQEALDALELLAREEGILAAIESAHALSAAFNHAKDMKQDESILICLSGRGDKDVHTLMAHYKEVEKA
- the aroA gene encoding 3-phosphoshikimate 1-carboxyvinyltransferase, whose protein sequence is MKLSKINQLTGTIEIPGDKSISHRAVMFGSIANGKTEISNFLMGADCLSTVSCFRKMGVSIDIKEGHVTVEGNGFTGLKEPSDILDVGNSGTTTRLMMGILAGAPFHSCVIGDESIAKRPMSRVTNPLRMMGAKIDGREDGQFTPLAIRGGNLQAIDYNSPVASAQVKSAILLAGLNTNNEETKVTEPHKSRDHTERMLRAFGVDVKEDEYSASVVGGQSLKATNIFVPGDISSAAFFLVAGAIVPNSEILLKNVGINPTRTGILDVLEKMGATIEVTLKEGHTFEPVADILIKTSSLKGTTISGDLIPKLIDEIPVIALLASQAEGETIIKDASELKVKETNRIDTVVGELRKIGASIEATDDGMIITGKTKLKGNATVSSHGDHRIGMMLAIASCITEAPIELENVGAIDVSYPTFFEHLDSLAK
- the trpE gene encoding anthranilate synthase component I — translated: MNFSSFSTFCEDSKHFRTIPIVKKYIVDTFTPIQLFQLFKDEAVYLLESKDAESEWSRYSFIGLNPFLFIEETHGEFSLLNEQRKTIAKSTSITQVFKDLQKHLSIKLPELNIPFVGGAVGYIGYDTVSIIEKVEKHRVNDLNQQNCMFFVCETVIAFDHQEKQLYFIHYERVNGKEDEEHLKATYELAEAKLNKYVSMLKQKPQVENMPLAVSDEFDLNFDEIKSNYEKSKFLEDVEKVKEYIRAGDIFQGVLSQRFEIPISTDGFSLYRILRIVNPSPYLFYIRINDTELVGSSPERLIYIQNKHLEIHPIAGTRRRGKTIEEDLYFEEELKHDEKEKAEHYMLVDLARNDLGRVAEYGSVNTPTLMEVGRFSHVMHLISKVTASLKDEIHPMDALLSSFPAGTVSGAPKIRAMQIIQELEPTARGSYAGCVAYVGFDGNVDSCITIRTITVKNNVAYVQAGAGIVVDSIPELEWKETCNKASAMLKAIQLAEKVFSKEENCDERASSKMY
- a CDS encoding prephenate dehydrogenase; its protein translation is MVKKVYLIGLGLIGGSIALSIKQKDPSIHIIGFDINKEQAALARRIGAIDEVSTELFPDLSTIDMIFLSTPVQQTLNIIEELKSQRLKKDVIVTDVGSTKVKIVECANKHLNGKIKFIGGHPMAGSHKSGILAAKPHLFENAFYILTPSKFVTSNDVQSLINVLDGTKANFIEMTPEEHDEVTGVISHFPHIVAASLVYQAKNHEENFPLVKRLAAGGFRDITRIASSNPSMWRDILLHNKGPLLNLFDEWIIEMKRIKDFVEKEEDENLFTYFQQAKQYRDGLPEKQKGAIPSFYDLYVDVPDYPGIISEITGYLAKEEISLTNIRIIETREEIYGVLRLSFQTEKDRELAIKCINKYSSYETFIM
- the trpC gene encoding indole-3-glycerol phosphate synthase TrpC, which gives rise to MLEQILETKKEEVKQLIIPEHEGLPHRSFLQALKNSNRRVALIAEVKKASPSKGLIKADFHPVNIAKAYEKGGADCLSVLTDTPYFQGKKEYLTEVKKAVNLPVLRKDFIIDSKQIIEAKHIGADAILLIGEALEPSLLKELYFHAEEIGLDVLVEVHDQHHLEQVLKVITPKILGVNNRNLKTFETNIQQLSGMISSIPQDTILVSESGIYTNEDLKLVHQFGASAVLVGESLMRKEDQSIAIKELFGEHVYE
- a CDS encoding phosphoribosylanthranilate isomerase, with protein sequence MNKPVIKYCGVQSLNDLKVVSQSIADYIGFIFAESKRKVDPFYVAKWLKEVNTTKKVVAVFVNPTDEDINSVLEQVPVDVIQFHGNETIDQISRVGHSFEGQIWKALHHHDETIEEMELYQSVIDGYVIDSRIKGQWGGTGVKFDWNAVPTYIEVAKRYNKLCLIAGGVNEENISELLLLQPQGIDLSSGIEIDQKKSNEKIQKIEERVLQNVDISR
- the trpD gene encoding anthranilate phosphoribosyltransferase; the protein is MKELLARCIEGKTLTEKQAEDVMDLIMTGEATPSQIASLVSIMRLRGETVDELVGFTKSMKKHMSPLTYKSNVIDTCGTGGDGASTFNISTAAAIVVSSLKVKVAKHGNRAVSSKSGSADVLEKLGVNIQTSKEEAVQSLDERHMSFLFAPMFHSSMKHAVAPRKELGFRTVFNLLGPLSNPANAKRQVIGVFSTEYAEKMAEALKRLGAEHVLLVTGRDGLDEISITTATDVVELKNGEIKRYVLHPEDVGLTSGTLDEIQVSNSDESALLIEEILKGNGTAGAENIVALNAGAALYVANHVPTLDMGVILAKEAIKNGIAYKQLRSLRYQQEEHYA
- the aroH gene encoding chorismate mutase, translated to MIRGIRGATTVTNDNEQQVLQATDKLLKEMINKNSIQPEHVAQVLITVTDDLISAFPAKALRNIEGWTYVPVMCMQEIPVKGSLKMCIRVMMTVNTEIEQDKVNHIYLEGATVLRPDLSVSS
- the trpA gene encoding tryptophan synthase subunit alpha, which produces MTLFKQSVNTQLFIPFITAGDPHSDVTVDLAIALQEAGASAIELGIPYSDPVADGPVIQKASSRALKNGMNIVEAMKLVPKMRKKGLNIPIILFTYYNPVLQLNQESFFALLRENTIDGLLIPDIPFEESEELRQKCKEQSISFISLVAPTSSSRIKMIAEAAEGFIYCVSSLGVTGVRKSFDETITSFLEEVKSYSTVPVVVGFGVSSREQVNQLSSVCDGVVVGSALVGEIERLQKTLLNEADRQQAIEEFKEFAKTFVLDNEIQLLK
- the hisC gene encoding histidinol-phosphate transaminase, producing the protein MHVKEQLLNLKPYQPGKPIEEVKKEFNLSKVVKLASNENPYGCSPKAKQAIVDELGQLAIYPDGYSALLRTKLADHLGVKEEQLIFGNGSDEVLQIICRALLNQETNTVMATPTFPQYKHNAVIEGAQIKEVPLVDGHHDLDAMLNQIDEKTTVVWVCTPNNPTGTYISRERLQDFINKVPKHVLIVVDEAYFEYVVAEDYPQTIEWINDYPNMMILRTFSKAYGLAALRVGYGIGDAEFIRKIEPAREPFNTSRVAQVAAIAALDDAEFVAECRGKNKKGLKQFYDFCEELGLEYYQSEGNFILINFNRDSDEVFQALLEKGYIVRSGKALGFPTHLRITVGDTQQNEEIIEVLKDFVQ
- the aroB gene encoding 3-dehydroquinate synthase → MQSIKVKTTDLEYPVLVGANATTELTTILNDLSPSKILIVTDSNVDKLYGESLVNMVSPHYTTYKYVIQSGEEAKSFDVFYEVQTFALKKQLDRKSVILAFGGGVVGDLTGFVAATFMRGIPYIQIPTTLLAHDSAVGGKVAINHPEGKNMIGAFYQPNAVVYDSQYLSSLPEGELRSGFAEVIKHALIRSESLFEFLRNELHDLQDMNSERLEKMILEGIKIKADVVSKDEKELGLREILNYGHTLGHAIEAEAGYGKLSHGDCVATGMLFATWLSMKSLQVSLPYEELKAWFKQIGFPTTIPDSQETEKLINRMIKDKKTKANQIKMILLQSIGETTSLTFTKEELHSLVNEWRSIELEEDA